A stretch of Imperialibacter roseus DNA encodes these proteins:
- a CDS encoding Gfo/Idh/MocA family protein, giving the protein MNSLNRRSFLTKSAAGALGLTILPNLISKAAPSDKLRVAHIGLGGMGNNHMNWFAKLPEVDIVALCDLDEEHLTSTFKTLQGLVPNTKAKLYGDFRKILDDKEIDAITVATPDHWHAQIATMAFQAGKDVYGEKPLSYDIAEGQIMLKTLKKEKKIFQLGTQIHAGDNYHRVAEIIKSGAIGDVHTVRLWKTGGAPDLGNPSPSTPPSTFNYDMWLGPAPKVPYIKERTHFTYRYFMDYSGGVFADFWCHIADIVWWSIEPKGLTSVSAKGEKPEGIADAPKWLDAEMQFDGLKLYWTTEPPNVPGAKDRGIGAYFEGSKGTLICDYGSMEITINGETVKDIPEVPKTIVRSPGHQQNFVDAVKARTQPESNLEYARAMTMPMHLALISYRLGRPLQWNAKKEQFIGDAEANGYLSREYRKEWNFIK; this is encoded by the coding sequence ATGAACTCACTGAACAGACGATCCTTTCTCACCAAATCCGCCGCAGGAGCGCTTGGCCTCACTATTCTGCCCAATCTCATTTCCAAAGCCGCTCCCAGTGACAAGCTACGGGTAGCTCATATCGGCCTGGGCGGCATGGGTAACAACCACATGAACTGGTTTGCAAAGCTGCCTGAAGTGGACATTGTGGCGCTTTGCGACCTGGACGAAGAACACCTAACCTCCACCTTTAAAACGTTGCAGGGCCTTGTGCCAAATACGAAAGCCAAATTGTATGGCGACTTCCGCAAGATTCTCGACGATAAAGAAATAGACGCCATCACCGTCGCTACCCCCGACCACTGGCATGCGCAAATTGCTACGATGGCTTTCCAGGCTGGTAAAGATGTGTATGGCGAAAAGCCATTGTCCTATGATATCGCCGAGGGACAGATCATGCTCAAAACCCTGAAAAAGGAAAAGAAGATATTCCAGCTGGGTACGCAGATACATGCTGGCGACAACTACCATCGGGTGGCAGAGATTATCAAATCTGGCGCTATTGGCGATGTGCATACCGTTCGTCTGTGGAAGACAGGCGGGGCACCAGACCTGGGTAATCCAAGCCCTTCCACGCCACCGAGTACTTTCAACTACGACATGTGGCTTGGTCCGGCTCCCAAAGTGCCTTATATCAAAGAACGAACACATTTCACTTACCGCTACTTCATGGACTACTCAGGCGGTGTCTTTGCTGATTTCTGGTGCCATATTGCTGACATTGTCTGGTGGTCGATTGAGCCAAAAGGATTGACTTCTGTGTCGGCCAAAGGCGAAAAGCCCGAAGGCATTGCCGATGCGCCCAAATGGCTGGATGCAGAGATGCAATTTGACGGACTGAAGCTCTACTGGACCACCGAGCCGCCTAACGTACCAGGAGCCAAGGACAGAGGCATCGGCGCTTACTTTGAGGGCAGCAAAGGCACACTTATTTGCGATTATGGCTCAATGGAGATCACTATCAACGGCGAAACAGTAAAGGACATTCCGGAGGTGCCCAAAACCATTGTGCGTTCCCCTGGCCATCAGCAAAACTTTGTGGATGCTGTAAAGGCACGAACGCAGCCGGAGTCTAACCTGGAATATGCCAGGGCGATGACGATGCCCATGCACCTGGCACTGATTAGCTATCGGCTGGGAAGACCGCTACAGTGGAATGCTAAAAAAGAGCAGTTCATAGGCGACGCCGAAGCCAATGGCTATTTGTCGAGGGAGTATAGGAAGGAGTGGAATTTTATAAAGTAG
- a CDS encoding four helix bundle protein: protein MYNLSSQIRRASDSVALNISEGSIGQSNLELKKFTGYSIRSLAEVITCIHKAKRRNYISLDEFKVLYDFSFNLMNMMIAFRSKVK from the coding sequence ATGTATAACCTTAGCTCTCAAATAAGAAGGGCCAGCGATTCCGTTGCTTTGAATATCTCAGAAGGATCAATTGGCCAGTCAAATTTAGAGTTGAAGAAGTTTACAGGCTATTCCATTCGATCGCTTGCTGAGGTGATCACCTGCATTCACAAGGCAAAAAGAAGAAACTACATCTCGCTTGATGAGTTTAAAGTTCTTTATGATTTCTCCTTCAATCTTATGAATATGATGATTGCTTTTAGGTCAAAAGTAAAATAA
- the rhaM gene encoding L-rhamnose mutarotase, whose product MKRAFKMKLKPGFAAEYKKRHDEIWPELKQLLSDSGVSDYSIFLDEETNTLFAVQSVSGAGGSQNLGQNPIVRKWWAYMADIMETNEDNSPVSVGLAEVFYME is encoded by the coding sequence ATGAAGAGAGCATTTAAAATGAAGCTGAAGCCTGGCTTTGCTGCTGAGTACAAGAAGCGACATGACGAAATCTGGCCCGAGCTGAAGCAGCTGCTAAGTGATTCCGGTGTATCAGACTATTCCATCTTCCTGGATGAGGAGACCAATACGCTGTTTGCCGTGCAAAGTGTGAGTGGTGCTGGTGGTTCGCAGAACCTGGGGCAAAATCCTATCGTACGGAAATGGTGGGCCTATATGGCGGATATTATGGAAACGAATGAGGATAATTCGCCGGTTTCGGTGGGGCTCGCAGAAGTTTTCTATATGGAGTAG
- a CDS encoding alpha/beta hydrolase has translation MKKVFTLAGLLLACIVVFAQESGKQMYLWPNGAPGFENLKDQPEEAKDWWVKNVHNPSITVYYPPKDKANGTAVLICPGGGHRTLVYNGEGKEAADFLNSLGITAFVLKYRLAREENSPYTVGKEAKEDAYRALRTVRSRAKEFGVNPERIGIMGFSAGGEVVSWVAYGDGKGDSSAKDPIDKVNGKPDFQMLVYPGPLGIPATVPADAPPVFMVVATNDDCCSEPVMSLLLKYRQAKRPVEAHVYAKGAHAFNMGYRSEFISLRGWPQRMADWLMDMGYLTGK, from the coding sequence ATGAAGAAAGTGTTTACTCTGGCAGGCTTACTGCTTGCCTGTATCGTAGTTTTTGCCCAGGAATCGGGCAAGCAAATGTACCTGTGGCCTAATGGCGCCCCTGGCTTCGAAAACCTTAAAGACCAGCCCGAGGAGGCCAAGGACTGGTGGGTCAAGAATGTTCATAATCCTTCCATCACGGTTTACTATCCGCCCAAAGACAAGGCCAATGGCACGGCCGTGCTTATTTGTCCCGGTGGAGGCCACCGAACCCTTGTGTACAATGGAGAGGGAAAGGAGGCAGCGGATTTCCTTAACTCGCTGGGCATTACCGCCTTTGTGCTGAAATATCGCCTGGCAAGAGAAGAGAATTCCCCTTACACGGTTGGGAAGGAAGCCAAAGAGGATGCTTACCGGGCGTTGCGAACTGTCAGAAGTCGTGCAAAAGAGTTTGGCGTTAATCCGGAGCGTATCGGAATCATGGGCTTTTCGGCCGGTGGCGAAGTAGTGTCGTGGGTGGCTTACGGCGATGGTAAAGGCGACTCCAGCGCTAAAGATCCTATCGATAAGGTAAATGGAAAGCCCGACTTCCAGATGCTGGTGTATCCGGGGCCGCTGGGTATTCCTGCAACAGTGCCCGCCGATGCACCGCCTGTTTTTATGGTGGTGGCAACCAACGACGATTGCTGCTCAGAGCCTGTGATGAGCCTGCTGCTTAAGTACCGCCAGGCCAAGCGGCCTGTTGAGGCTCATGTGTATGCAAAAGGTGCGCACGCCTTCAATATGGGATACCGGTCGGAGTTTATCAGCTTAAGGGGCTGGCCACAGCGCATGGCCGACTGGCTGATGGACATGGGTTATTTGACTGGGAAGTAA
- a CDS encoding VIT1/CCC1 transporter family protein, whose protein sequence is MNEAKLHKEGKWLFFDKEYIAEFVYGGIDGSITTFAVVAGAAGAHADIRWVLIFGFANLIADGFSMSVGNYFSSKAALDNYDKHEAVEYWEIEHLREKEIEEIREIYEAKGFKGKLLEDVVATIISDKKVWVDTMMKEELEMTRESKSPLSTAVATFISFNVVGFIPLMAYVVAMFTEVSPSALFPISCVGTGLSLILVGYLRGVVTNINKMKSIIQTLALGGLAAAFAYFVGEVLAKWIL, encoded by the coding sequence ATGAACGAAGCTAAATTGCATAAAGAGGGTAAATGGCTCTTTTTCGACAAGGAGTACATTGCAGAGTTTGTCTATGGTGGAATTGATGGTTCCATCACCACCTTTGCCGTAGTGGCAGGCGCCGCCGGGGCCCATGCGGATATTCGTTGGGTGCTGATTTTTGGCTTTGCCAACTTGATAGCCGATGGGTTTTCTATGTCGGTGGGTAATTATTTTTCGAGCAAAGCCGCCCTGGATAATTACGACAAGCATGAGGCGGTTGAGTATTGGGAGATTGAGCACCTGAGGGAGAAGGAAATTGAGGAGATCAGAGAAATTTATGAGGCAAAAGGTTTCAAAGGAAAATTACTGGAAGATGTCGTAGCCACAATTATCTCAGACAAGAAGGTGTGGGTGGATACGATGATGAAGGAAGAGCTGGAGATGACTCGAGAAAGTAAGTCGCCATTGAGCACTGCCGTCGCTACGTTTATCAGCTTTAACGTGGTAGGCTTTATTCCGTTAATGGCCTATGTGGTGGCTATGTTTACAGAGGTGAGCCCCTCGGCACTTTTCCCTATCTCATGCGTGGGTACTGGTCTGTCGCTTATTCTCGTCGGTTACTTGAGGGGAGTCGTTACTAATATCAATAAAATGAAAAGCATCATCCAGACTTTGGCGCTGGGTGGTCTGGCAGCGGCTTTTGCCTATTTTGTGGGTGAGGTGCTGGCCAAATGGATTTTGTAA
- a CDS encoding o-succinylbenzoate synthase encodes MPLKLDFTTHTLQFTFDAGTSRGVLKEKSSILLKLYDPSDPKMFGLGEAGPLKGLSMEDIDDLPDIIKTLQSDILPVRTPGAVEDAFHLAHQLVPSGYPSLRFALETALLDFMNGGSGIIFKNSFTTGSLPIPINGLIWMGDKDFMLKQIKEKLDAGYTCLKLKIGAIDFETECEILAGIRKEFGPADITLRVDANGAFKPAEALVKLERLSQYQLHSIEQPVQAGQWEAYHVLCSRSPVPIALDEELIGVEQKAMKAELLDFIKPQFIVLKPSLLGGFMATREWIDLAAKRNVGWWMTSALESNIGLNAIAQFTAEFPIDMPQGLGTGQLYNNNFTSPLFISHGFLNSGQANVWDFRQLTFDK; translated from the coding sequence ATGCCTTTAAAACTTGATTTTACAACCCACACACTTCAGTTTACATTTGATGCAGGCACTTCACGAGGAGTGCTGAAGGAGAAGTCCAGCATACTCCTGAAATTGTATGATCCCTCGGATCCAAAAATGTTTGGCCTTGGAGAGGCTGGGCCTTTGAAGGGACTAAGCATGGAAGATATAGATGACCTGCCGGACATTATCAAAACTCTTCAGAGTGACATTCTGCCTGTAAGAACTCCTGGTGCCGTGGAGGATGCATTCCACCTTGCACATCAGTTGGTGCCGTCAGGCTACCCGTCGCTCAGATTTGCTCTGGAGACAGCCCTTCTTGACTTTATGAATGGCGGATCGGGCATTATATTCAAAAACTCCTTCACCACCGGCAGTTTGCCTATCCCGATCAACGGGCTTATTTGGATGGGCGACAAAGACTTTATGCTTAAGCAGATCAAAGAAAAGCTTGATGCAGGATACACCTGCTTGAAGCTAAAAATAGGTGCTATTGACTTTGAAACTGAGTGTGAGATTTTGGCCGGCATTCGAAAGGAGTTTGGGCCAGCCGATATCACCCTCCGGGTGGATGCTAACGGAGCTTTCAAGCCGGCTGAGGCTCTCGTGAAACTTGAGAGGCTTAGCCAGTATCAGCTTCATTCTATCGAACAGCCCGTGCAGGCAGGGCAGTGGGAGGCCTACCATGTGTTGTGCAGTCGTTCGCCGGTGCCCATCGCCCTTGACGAAGAGCTGATTGGCGTGGAACAAAAGGCCATGAAAGCGGAGCTGCTTGATTTTATTAAGCCCCAGTTTATTGTGCTGAAGCCTTCGCTGCTGGGTGGCTTTATGGCAACCAGAGAATGGATAGACCTGGCAGCAAAGAGAAATGTTGGCTGGTGGATGACATCGGCACTGGAGTCAAACATAGGATTGAATGCTATTGCCCAATTTACCGCAGAATTCCCAATTGATATGCCCCAGGGTTTGGGCACAGGTCAGCTCTACAATAATAATTTTACTTCGCCCTTATTTATCAGTCATGGTTTTTTAAATTCAGGTCAGGCAAATGTGTGGGATTTTCGCCAGCTAACTTTTGATAAATGA
- a CDS encoding S-adenosylmethionine:tRNA ribosyltransferase-isomerase produces MPPQINVSEYTYDLPDERIAKFPLEDRSASKLLFYNKGTIEHLRFKSIPSLLPENTSLYFNNTKVIPARLAFQKYTGALIEIFLLQPILPSPVISVAMEARSPVVWKCMIGNAKRWKEGVLERNIELEGATLKVEVKRLGTNEVQLSWNKSAARFVDVVDAIGKTPLPPYLHREAIENDKKTYQTVYSKKDGAVAAPTAGLHFTGEVIQQLRDKGVATNFLTLHVSAGTFQPIKTATAEEHAMHSEQIIIKRENLEQLLTPGRFNVAVGTTSMRTLESTYWYGTMLGRNSVAEFKIPKLLPYEQQASLPSPKESIMNILNRMDALGVDELTGTTEIFIFPGYQFRVVNGLITNFHQPNSTLILLVAAFVGDDWRKVYNEALASDYRFLSYGDSSLLIPWK; encoded by the coding sequence ATGCCTCCTCAAATTAACGTTTCCGAATATACTTATGATCTACCAGACGAAAGAATAGCCAAATTTCCTCTGGAAGACAGATCGGCATCAAAGCTACTTTTTTACAACAAAGGCACCATTGAGCACCTGCGGTTTAAAAGTATCCCGAGCCTGCTTCCTGAAAACACTTCACTCTATTTCAACAACACGAAAGTTATTCCCGCCCGGCTTGCCTTTCAGAAGTATACGGGGGCATTGATTGAAATCTTCCTGCTTCAACCCATTTTGCCATCGCCTGTTATTTCCGTAGCCATGGAGGCCAGGAGCCCCGTGGTTTGGAAATGCATGATCGGCAATGCCAAACGCTGGAAAGAAGGTGTCCTTGAAAGAAACATCGAACTCGAAGGAGCCACACTGAAAGTTGAGGTAAAACGGCTGGGCACCAACGAAGTGCAACTAAGCTGGAATAAGTCGGCTGCCCGTTTTGTAGATGTGGTGGACGCTATAGGCAAAACTCCACTGCCGCCGTATCTGCATCGTGAAGCAATAGAGAACGACAAAAAAACTTACCAGACTGTTTACAGCAAGAAGGATGGTGCCGTGGCAGCTCCCACGGCGGGCCTTCATTTTACCGGTGAAGTCATACAACAACTACGTGACAAAGGAGTTGCTACAAATTTCCTAACTCTTCACGTCAGTGCCGGCACCTTTCAGCCTATAAAAACAGCCACAGCTGAGGAGCATGCGATGCATTCGGAGCAAATCATTATCAAGCGGGAAAACCTGGAGCAGCTTTTAACCCCAGGCAGATTCAACGTCGCCGTCGGCACGACTTCCATGCGAACCCTTGAAAGCACTTACTGGTATGGCACAATGCTCGGTCGCAATTCGGTCGCTGAATTCAAAATACCCAAGCTCTTGCCATATGAGCAACAGGCTTCGTTACCTTCGCCAAAAGAAAGCATCATGAATATATTAAACAGAATGGATGCGTTGGGTGTTGATGAATTGACGGGCACAACAGAAATTTTCATATTTCCTGGTTATCAATTTAGGGTGGTCAATGGACTGATTACCAACTTCCATCAACCTAATTCTACATTGATACTCCTCGTTGCGGCTTTTGTTGGCGATGACTGGCGCAAGGTATATAATGAGGCACTGGCAAGCGACTATAGATTTCTCAGCTACGGGGATTCTTCTTTGTTAATTCCCTGGAAATAG
- a CDS encoding mechanosensitive ion channel family protein, whose amino-acid sequence MEKVDDVGESIKGWWASFNELLQTPLFSFGDSEIDLGHIFYLVVSASILVFASRWLMRLVVNKLLKNTAMEKGMLQSVATLVRFGILVIGFIVIFQSAGIDLSSLSILAGALGVGIGFGLQNITNNFISGLIILFERPIKVGDRIEVGDIAGDVISINARATTIITNDNISVIVPNSEFISGTVINWSHSDRNVRFLFPVGVSYKEDPEKVKKILLEVADKNEHVLKSPPSSVMFDEFGDNSLNFYLGVWTSTHIEKPRVLKSELYFEIFKKFTEHGIEIPFPQRDLHIKTSPVTVEQIQSKLN is encoded by the coding sequence ATGGAAAAAGTGGACGATGTGGGAGAAAGTATCAAAGGTTGGTGGGCAAGTTTCAACGAATTGTTACAAACACCGCTGTTCTCCTTTGGCGATAGCGAAATAGACCTGGGACATATTTTCTATCTCGTGGTTTCGGCTTCTATCCTTGTCTTTGCCAGCAGATGGCTGATGAGACTAGTCGTTAACAAGCTGCTCAAAAATACCGCCATGGAGAAGGGCATGCTTCAGTCGGTGGCTACTCTGGTAAGGTTTGGCATCCTTGTAATCGGCTTTATCGTCATCTTTCAGTCGGCAGGCATCGACCTTAGCTCGCTGAGTATTTTGGCCGGTGCGCTGGGTGTTGGTATCGGTTTTGGCTTGCAAAACATCACCAACAACTTTATCTCAGGCCTCATCATTCTTTTTGAAAGGCCCATCAAGGTAGGCGACAGAATAGAAGTAGGTGATATAGCCGGCGACGTCATCAGCATCAATGCCAGAGCTACTACTATCATCACAAACGACAATATTTCTGTGATTGTGCCCAATTCAGAGTTCATTTCAGGCACCGTCATCAACTGGAGCCATTCCGACAGAAATGTGAGGTTTCTGTTTCCCGTGGGGGTGAGTTATAAAGAAGACCCGGAGAAGGTGAAAAAGATTCTTTTGGAAGTAGCAGACAAAAATGAGCACGTGCTCAAGAGCCCTCCTTCCTCTGTCATGTTTGATGAATTTGGCGACAACTCCTTAAACTTCTACCTTGGCGTTTGGACGTCTACACACATTGAAAAACCCAGGGTGCTGAAAAGCGAGCTCTATTTTGAAATATTTAAGAAGTTTACAGAACACGGTATCGAAATCCCATTTCCTCAGAGAGATTTGCATATTAAGACTTCTCCGGTTACAGTGGAACAAATTCAATCCAAACTGAATTGA
- a CDS encoding mechanosensitive ion channel family protein, whose protein sequence is MRKLFLIVLSVFLYSSTTAQSADAPIQDSVSFKTPYQSIYTFLRYLQEDPYYPELAAGIVKQTLRNNEEAQEIVVQLKQVLDGEGHFIYLEDLPNDPDYTDTVSRQNRYVLVSEYPNIYLEKYNDKWLLSEKSVREIGKLHAKVFPFGTDKLLNLLPKLGTKKYMGLHVWQLVGILVLILGCVLIHKLLTFLFEKIIMQALLRAGYERLADEYILPVARPVSLFVVFLLLFIFIPVLQLPPGTMQYVVMGVKAALPFFGTMVFYHLVEILCVYLQRLALKTKSTLDDQLVPLVRRALKIFVVLVGGLFILDNLNIPILPLLTGLSIGGLAFALAAQDTIKNLFGSLMIFIDKPFQIGDWITSGDIDGSVEEVGFRSTRIRTFRNSLTYVPNGKLADAMIDNHGLRVYRRYYTKLGITYDTPPPLVETFVEGLKEIVKAHPMTRKDYIEVSFNEFGPSSLNIMFYMFFEVPTWSEELQGRHEINLEIMKLAEHLGINFAFPTQTLHIENMPGKPSLSPTYEVEKAGEKMRGYFRK, encoded by the coding sequence ATGCGTAAGCTCTTTCTTATAGTTCTCAGTGTTTTTCTTTACTCTTCAACAACGGCTCAGTCGGCCGACGCCCCAATCCAGGATTCAGTTTCGTTTAAGACTCCTTATCAAAGCATTTACACTTTTTTACGCTATCTGCAGGAAGACCCTTACTACCCGGAGTTAGCGGCGGGCATTGTCAAACAGACCCTGAGAAACAATGAAGAGGCCCAGGAAATAGTCGTGCAACTGAAGCAGGTGCTGGATGGCGAAGGGCATTTTATCTACCTCGAAGATTTGCCGAACGACCCTGATTACACAGATACGGTGTCGAGGCAAAACAGGTATGTGCTGGTGAGTGAATACCCCAATATCTATCTGGAAAAGTACAACGACAAATGGCTTTTGTCGGAGAAGTCTGTCAGAGAGATCGGCAAACTCCACGCAAAGGTCTTTCCATTTGGCACCGACAAGCTGCTGAACCTATTGCCGAAGCTCGGCACAAAAAAATACATGGGTCTGCATGTTTGGCAATTGGTAGGAATTCTCGTGTTGATCCTCGGCTGTGTGCTCATTCACAAGCTACTGACCTTTTTGTTTGAAAAAATCATCATGCAGGCACTGCTCCGGGCGGGCTACGAAAGGTTGGCCGATGAATATATTTTACCCGTAGCCAGGCCAGTCAGTCTGTTTGTGGTATTCCTGCTGCTATTCATTTTCATTCCGGTATTGCAGTTGCCACCAGGAACTATGCAGTATGTGGTAATGGGCGTAAAGGCTGCCCTCCCCTTCTTCGGCACGATGGTGTTCTACCACCTGGTGGAAATCCTTTGCGTGTATCTGCAGCGCCTGGCTTTAAAAACCAAAAGCACGCTGGACGATCAGCTGGTGCCTCTGGTAAGAAGAGCTTTAAAAATCTTTGTCGTGTTGGTTGGAGGCCTTTTCATCCTCGACAACCTCAATATACCCATACTTCCTCTGTTAACCGGCCTCTCCATTGGCGGATTGGCTTTTGCATTGGCCGCTCAGGACACCATCAAGAACCTGTTTGGCTCGCTGATGATCTTTATCGACAAGCCCTTTCAGATCGGTGACTGGATCACGTCAGGCGACATCGATGGCTCTGTGGAAGAAGTAGGCTTTCGCTCAACGAGGATTCGAACCTTTCGAAACTCCCTCACCTACGTGCCCAATGGCAAGCTTGCCGATGCCATGATCGACAACCACGGGCTGAGAGTGTACAGACGCTATTACACCAAGCTGGGCATTACTTACGACACACCGCCGCCACTTGTTGAAACCTTCGTGGAAGGACTAAAGGAAATCGTAAAAGCACACCCCATGACTCGCAAGGACTACATAGAAGTCAGCTTCAATGAGTTTGGGCCTTCCAGTCTGAACATCATGTTTTATATGTTCTTTGAGGTGCCCACCTGGTCGGAAGAGTTACAGGGCCGCCATGAAATCAACCTGGAAATAATGAAGCTGGCAGAGCACCTGGGAATTAACTTCGCCTTCCCTACGCAAACACTGCACATCGAAAATATGCCAGGCAAGCCTAGCTTGTCTCCGACCTATGAAGTGGAAAAGGCGGGGGAGAAGATGCGGGGGTATTTTAGGAAATAA
- a CDS encoding TIGR03032 family protein, protein MTSFFFYEANLPKILFNQKITLAFTTYQAGKIIFLSSTNGETLVKYAKNFKRPMGIAYDPINQRLAVASKTSIDLFSNSSPLARHFPEYPNKHDHLFIHQSRYQTGFLDTHEIEFGNDQLWVVNTMFSCISSVSPFYHFKTYWKPSFITDLMPEDRCHLNGLELENGEPAFVTCFDGTNTPFGWKNKTLRTGKLIDIRSNRTLLDELPMPHSPVLLNDRIYFLLSGTGEVMEYSLKTSKTRCIIKLNSFLRGLAAFGNFLFVGCSKIRDDTTVFNELEISSKSSFCGIYVIDLRTGINVAGITYTDIVKEIFSVKVIPNSISPGLLTERDEYHDKCILAEEDLNFWINRRGSPNSL, encoded by the coding sequence ATGACTTCCTTTTTTTTCTATGAGGCTAACCTGCCGAAAATTCTGTTCAATCAGAAAATTACGCTAGCCTTTACGACATATCAGGCAGGCAAAATTATTTTCCTAAGTTCTACCAACGGAGAAACACTAGTCAAATATGCTAAAAACTTTAAAAGGCCAATGGGTATTGCCTATGACCCTATCAATCAGAGGTTGGCTGTAGCCAGTAAAACCTCAATCGATTTGTTCTCTAATTCAAGTCCACTAGCCAGACATTTTCCCGAGTATCCGAATAAGCATGACCACTTGTTTATTCACCAATCGAGGTATCAAACAGGCTTTTTAGATACCCACGAGATAGAGTTTGGAAACGACCAACTTTGGGTAGTAAACACCATGTTTTCATGCATCTCTTCGGTTTCACCTTTTTATCATTTCAAAACTTATTGGAAACCTAGTTTCATTACAGATTTGATGCCTGAAGACAGGTGTCATCTGAATGGGCTTGAGTTAGAAAATGGAGAGCCAGCATTTGTGACATGTTTTGATGGAACGAATACGCCTTTTGGTTGGAAAAACAAAACATTGAGAACCGGCAAGCTCATTGACATCAGATCAAATAGAACTCTGCTGGATGAGTTGCCAATGCCCCATTCTCCTGTTCTGCTAAATGATAGAATCTACTTCCTGCTTTCTGGCACCGGCGAAGTAATGGAGTATAGCTTAAAAACGAGTAAAACGAGATGTATAATAAAGCTTAATAGCTTTTTGCGAGGGCTGGCTGCCTTCGGTAATTTTCTTTTTGTTGGTTGCTCCAAAATCAGGGACGATACTACTGTATTTAATGAATTGGAAATTAGCTCTAAGAGTAGCTTTTGTGGAATTTATGTTATCGATCTGCGAACGGGTATCAATGTGGCTGGAATAACCTATACCGACATTGTTAAGGAGATTTTTTCTGTTAAAGTCATTCCCAATTCTATTTCACCAGGATTGCTCACCGAACGAGATGAGTATCACGATAAATGCATTTTGGCAGAAGAAGACTTAAACTTTTGGATTAATAGAAGAGGTAGTCCGAATTCACTGTAG
- a CDS encoding response regulator transcription factor, producing MTAKLRIVIADDHLLFIDGLRLMLTKEPDLEVVGTATGGKQLQSLLRDTQVDVVLMDINMPGINGLEVTREINAWNPHVKIIMLSTYGEDYMIQKAREYGARGYLLKTSPREKLVEAIRNVASGETVFPLRKPDHAASFTEDESFVKQFNLTRREMDIIQHIKQGMTTKEMADQLNLSQFTIKTHRKNIASKLGLKNFASMMKFIIDYDI from the coding sequence ATGACAGCTAAACTGAGAATCGTTATTGCTGATGATCATTTGTTGTTTATTGATGGTCTGAGGTTAATGCTAACAAAGGAGCCCGACCTGGAGGTGGTGGGCACCGCCACAGGCGGTAAACAGTTACAGTCGCTGTTGAGAGATACACAAGTGGACGTGGTATTAATGGATATCAACATGCCTGGCATCAACGGGCTTGAAGTGACAAGAGAAATCAATGCATGGAATCCTCATGTTAAGATCATAATGCTTTCCACCTACGGGGAGGACTATATGATACAGAAGGCTCGGGAATACGGCGCACGTGGTTACTTGCTTAAAACCAGCCCCAGAGAAAAGCTGGTGGAAGCAATAAGAAATGTTGCTTCCGGAGAAACGGTGTTCCCTTTACGGAAGCCAGACCACGCTGCCAGCTTCACTGAGGATGAAAGTTTTGTTAAGCAGTTTAATCTCACCAGAAGAGAAATGGATATTATTCAGCACATTAAGCAAGGAATGACCACAAAGGAAATGGCCGACCAGCTCAACCTGAGCCAGTTTACCATTAAGACCCACCGTAAAAACATTGCCTCTAAGCTTGGCTTGAAAAACTTTGCATCAATGATGAAGTTCATTATTGATTATGACATTTGA